In the genome of Verrucomicrobiia bacterium, one region contains:
- a CDS encoding mechanosensitive ion channel domain-containing protein, protein MTWIEIFGVFTKPLFQLGQTWVSLATIVEFVIVVAVVMLVSRLVRRLLRTRVLAHTKLDPGQQYAFARIVSYIVLVLGLVIGLETVVGVNLSSLAVIAGALGVGIGFGLQNIVSNFVSGLIILAERPIQIGDRVDVGNNTVGKVERIGARATQVLTNDNIMVIVPNSEFVSNRVINWTHVDPRVRFRINVGVSYGSDPHVVEKILLEVAGANPNVLKNPAPGVVFKEFGESALNFELRVWSSDMTHRPGSLESQLNFAIWDKFKERGIEIPFPQRELHLKEPIRVEVKSG, encoded by the coding sequence ATGACTTGGATCGAAATATTCGGGGTCTTTACCAAGCCGCTGTTTCAATTGGGGCAGACGTGGGTCTCCCTCGCGACGATCGTGGAGTTCGTCATCGTTGTAGCGGTCGTTATGTTGGTGTCGAGGTTGGTGCGACGCCTTTTACGCACGCGGGTGCTGGCGCACACGAAGCTGGATCCCGGCCAGCAATACGCGTTCGCGCGGATCGTCAGCTACATCGTACTGGTGCTGGGCTTAGTCATCGGCCTGGAAACAGTAGTGGGTGTGAACCTCAGTTCGCTGGCGGTCATTGCGGGCGCCCTGGGTGTTGGAATCGGCTTCGGGCTTCAGAACATCGTCAGCAACTTCGTCAGCGGATTGATTATCCTTGCCGAGCGGCCGATCCAGATTGGCGATCGTGTGGATGTTGGTAACAACACGGTGGGGAAGGTGGAGCGCATTGGCGCCCGCGCTACACAGGTATTAACCAATGACAATATCATGGTCATCGTCCCGAATTCGGAGTTCGTCTCCAACCGTGTTATCAACTGGACACATGTCGATCCGCGCGTCCGCTTTCGCATCAACGTCGGGGTCAGCTACGGCAGCGATCCGCACGTGGTGGAGAAAATTCTCCTTGAGGTTGCCGGGGCCAATCCGAACGTGCTCAAGAACCCTGCACCCGGGGTGGTCTTCAAGGAATTTGGCGAAAGCGCGCTCAACTTCGAACTGCGGGTGTGGTCGTCGGACATGACGCACCGGCCGGGCTCACTGGAGAGCCAGTTGAACTTCGCCATCTGGGACAAGTTCAAGGAGCGAGGCATTGAGATTCCGTTCCCCCAGCGCGAACTTCATCTCAAGGAGCCCATCCGCGTCGAAGTCAAGTCGGGATAG
- a CDS encoding DUF5069 domain-containing protein, with translation MKLKKIHAPDLTQHPPRSPRVRLGGYATLPRCLDKGRATLTGKNGEYHFACPLDQRLLEFAGIKADALKRQLALGKSDSEILAWIEANSTTTPQPWQIAQWSAFAEQRGANDVETREFFTGLLAKLSKTREDISGWFDLLDLDDYVSFGGQA, from the coding sequence ATGAAATTGAAAAAAATCCATGCGCCGGATCTCACCCAACATCCACCGCGCAGTCCGCGTGTGCGACTTGGCGGGTACGCCACCCTACCCCGTTGCCTCGACAAGGGTCGCGCGACACTGACTGGCAAGAACGGCGAATACCATTTCGCCTGTCCGCTCGATCAACGCCTCTTGGAATTTGCCGGTATCAAAGCCGACGCCCTGAAAAGGCAGTTGGCGCTCGGCAAGAGCGACAGTGAAATCCTCGCGTGGATCGAAGCCAACTCGACCACGACGCCGCAACCTTGGCAAATTGCACAGTGGAGCGCGTTCGCGGAACAGCGCGGCGCGAACGACGTGGAAACACGCGAGTTCTTCACGGGTTTGCTCGCAAAGCTCAGCAAGACACGGGAGGACATCAGCGGCTGGTTTGACCTCCTCGACCTCGACGACTATGTGAGCTTCGGCGGCCAAGCCTAA
- a CDS encoding RNA-binding protein, which yields MATKLFVGNLSFNTTEGDILDLFKQAGNVSSCELIMDKFTGKSRGFAFVQMGTQEEATKAITDFNGKELDGRALTVNEAKPREERPRGDFGGGGGGGRGGKREFSRR from the coding sequence ATGGCTACCAAGCTATTCGTAGGCAACCTATCGTTCAATACCACTGAAGGCGACATCCTCGACCTGTTCAAACAGGCCGGCAACGTCAGCAGCTGCGAACTCATCATGGACAAGTTCACGGGCAAGTCCCGCGGATTTGCGTTCGTCCAGATGGGCACGCAGGAAGAGGCCACCAAGGCCATTACCGATTTCAACGGCAAGGAATTGGACGGTCGCGCGTTGACCGTCAACGAAGCCAAACCCCGTGAAGAGCGTCCTCGTGGCGACTTCGGTGGTGGTGGCGGCGGCGGTCGCGGCGGCAAGCGCGAGTTCAGCCGTCGTTAA
- a CDS encoding 3'-5' exonuclease: MDQHESTTTPTTRRTIPHEELMQLPIVRYRGAIHFIQTEKDLHRALQEIRCEHVVGFDTETRPTFRKGQFHAPSLVQIATGHTVHLFQLARLDFSHALAEVFGNAQIIKAGVALARDLSELQKVFPFKPANMVDLGEIAKHRGMAQTGLRNLTGLFLGGRITKGPQTSNWSQPTLSPKQQLYAATDAWACRELYLRFEHLGWLPASRHS, encoded by the coding sequence ATGGACCAGCACGAATCCACAACGACGCCGACCACGCGCCGCACGATTCCGCACGAGGAATTGATGCAGCTCCCGATTGTGCGGTACCGTGGCGCGATCCATTTCATCCAAACCGAAAAAGACCTGCACCGCGCCTTGCAGGAGATCCGCTGCGAGCACGTGGTGGGGTTCGACACGGAAACACGACCGACATTTCGCAAGGGCCAATTCCACGCTCCCAGCCTCGTGCAGATCGCGACCGGACACACCGTGCACCTCTTTCAGCTCGCTCGGCTGGATTTCTCGCACGCGCTGGCGGAAGTGTTCGGAAACGCGCAGATCATCAAGGCGGGAGTGGCGCTGGCACGTGATCTCTCCGAACTGCAAAAGGTATTTCCATTCAAGCCCGCGAACATGGTTGATCTCGGCGAGATTGCGAAGCACCGCGGAATGGCACAAACGGGCCTGCGCAACCTAACCGGACTATTTCTCGGCGGTCGCATCACGAAAGGCCCACAAACGTCGAACTGGTCGCAGCCGACCTTGTCGCCGAAACAGCAACTATACGCCGCTACGGATGCCTGGGCTTGCCGCGAGTTGTACCTGCGCTTTGAACATCTCGGCTGGCTGCCCGCTTCGCGACACTCGTAA
- the sucD gene encoding succinate--CoA ligase subunit alpha — MSILVDQNTRLIVQGITGTAGKFHAEQCLKYGTKLVGGVTPGRGGEAIELDSQKIPVFNTVSEAVRETAANVSCIFVPAPFAADAILEAADAGIPLIIAITEGIPVIDMVRVKRALQGTDVKLIGPNCPGVITPGACKIGIMPGYIHKTGPVGVISRSGTLTYEAVWQLSSRGIGQSTCIGIGGDPVKGLDFIDLLEMFETDPQTEAVIVIGEIGGNAEEEAALWIKDNFTKPVAAFIAGATAPKGRRMGHAGAIISGGSGSAADKIKALETCGIAVARTPAEMGETLVQLMK; from the coding sequence ATGAGTATCCTGGTCGACCAGAACACGCGGCTGATCGTCCAGGGCATCACCGGCACTGCGGGCAAATTCCACGCTGAGCAATGTCTCAAGTACGGGACGAAACTCGTTGGCGGCGTCACGCCGGGCCGCGGTGGCGAAGCTATTGAACTTGACTCGCAAAAGATCCCCGTCTTCAACACCGTCAGCGAGGCCGTGCGCGAGACGGCCGCAAATGTCTCCTGCATCTTCGTGCCCGCGCCGTTCGCGGCCGATGCGATCCTCGAGGCCGCGGACGCGGGCATCCCGTTGATCATTGCGATTACGGAGGGCATTCCTGTGATCGATATGGTGCGTGTGAAACGCGCGCTGCAAGGCACGGACGTGAAACTTATTGGCCCGAATTGCCCCGGCGTCATCACCCCGGGGGCCTGCAAAATCGGCATCATGCCCGGTTACATCCACAAAACCGGCCCGGTCGGCGTGATCTCCCGCAGCGGCACGCTCACGTACGAAGCAGTCTGGCAACTCAGCTCACGTGGCATCGGCCAGTCCACCTGCATCGGCATTGGCGGCGATCCCGTCAAGGGACTCGATTTCATCGACCTGCTGGAAATGTTTGAGACCGACCCGCAGACGGAAGCCGTCATCGTCATCGGCGAGATCGGCGGCAACGCCGAGGAAGAAGCGGCGCTCTGGATCAAGGACAACTTCACCAAACCCGTCGCCGCGTTCATTGCCGGCGCAACCGCGCCGAAAGGCCGTCGCATGGGCCACGCCGGCGCCATCATCAGCGGTGGCAGCGGTTCCGCCGCCGACAAAATCAAGGCCCTCGAAACCTGCGGCATCGCCGTTGCCAGGACTCCCGCCGAAATGGGCGAGACACTTGTCCAGCTGATGAAGTAA
- the sucC gene encoding ADP-forming succinate--CoA ligase subunit beta — translation MNIHEYQAKEILRRFGVPVPEGAVAFTREEAEKIAGSLKTDVFAVKSQIHAGGRGKAGGIKVVKTPEEVLKATRELIGKVLVTHQTGPRGKEVRKVLVEAGSAPKRELYLSILIDRTIARPSFLASTEGGMDIEAVAAKSPEKILKEPVDPAVGMQPYQARKIAYALGLGGNYLQPTVNLILGLYRAFMETDASLIEINPLIIDQHDRVLALDAKMNFDDNALFRHKDILAMRDIHEEDVREVEASKFGLNYIGLDGNIACMVNGAGLAMATMDIIKYYGGSPANFLDVGGGATTEQVTEAFKILVSDKNVKGILVNIFGGIMKCDVIANGILTAVKQVNVSVPLVVRLEGTNVELGKKILKESGLAIIPADSMADAAQKIVDAAK, via the coding sequence ATGAATATTCACGAATACCAAGCCAAGGAAATCCTTCGTCGCTTCGGTGTCCCCGTGCCGGAAGGCGCGGTGGCCTTTACGCGCGAAGAGGCCGAGAAGATTGCGGGGTCCCTGAAGACGGACGTCTTTGCAGTCAAATCGCAAATCCATGCCGGCGGTCGCGGCAAGGCTGGCGGCATTAAGGTCGTCAAAACGCCCGAGGAAGTGCTCAAGGCCACGCGCGAACTCATCGGCAAGGTTCTCGTCACGCATCAAACCGGTCCGCGGGGCAAAGAAGTGCGCAAAGTGCTCGTGGAAGCGGGCAGCGCGCCCAAACGCGAACTTTACCTGAGTATTTTAATCGACCGCACAATCGCGCGTCCGTCTTTCCTCGCCAGCACCGAAGGCGGCATGGACATCGAGGCCGTCGCCGCAAAGTCACCGGAAAAGATCCTCAAAGAACCCGTCGATCCCGCGGTCGGCATGCAACCCTATCAGGCGCGCAAGATCGCCTATGCGCTGGGCCTTGGCGGGAACTATTTGCAGCCCACCGTGAATCTCATCCTGGGCCTCTACCGTGCGTTCATGGAAACCGATGCTTCCCTCATCGAGATCAACCCGCTGATCATCGACCAGCACGACCGGGTGTTGGCGCTCGATGCGAAGATGAACTTCGACGACAACGCCCTCTTCCGTCACAAGGACATTCTCGCCATGCGTGACATCCATGAGGAAGACGTGCGCGAAGTCGAGGCGAGCAAGTTCGGCCTCAATTACATCGGCCTTGACGGCAATATCGCCTGCATGGTCAACGGCGCAGGCCTCGCCATGGCCACGATGGATATCATCAAGTACTACGGCGGTTCGCCCGCCAACTTTCTCGACGTCGGCGGCGGGGCGACCACCGAACAGGTCACCGAGGCCTTTAAGATCCTCGTCTCCGACAAAAATGTGAAGGGCATCCTCGTGAATATCTTCGGCGGTATCATGAAATGCGACGTGATCGCCAATGGCATCCTCACCGCCGTCAAGCAGGTGAATGTCAGCGTGCCGCTGGTCGTCCGCCTCGAAGGCACCAACGTCGAATTGGGTAAAAAGATTTTGAAAGAAAGCGGCCTCGCCATCATTCCCGCGGACTCGATGGCCGACGCCGCGCAGAAGATCGTCGATGCCGCGAAGTAA